One window of the Mitsuaria sp. 7 genome contains the following:
- a CDS encoding exo-alpha-sialidase: MSTTAWAATRKGLFELRNDPAKGGWSIGRHSFVGDPVSMVLPAPAGGGRMFAALNLGHFGSKLQVSDDGGATWRELAAPAFPEQPQGAEGPPWKLQQIWALERGGDGRLWAGTIPGGLFVSDDQGESWQLVDTLWEKPERLGWFGGGYDAPGIHSINVDPRDPKRLLLGISCGGAWRSEDGGANWHISARGMRADFLPPEQQGEENTQDPHRIVASAADPDVLWCQHHNGVWRSVDGGANWGEIKPPLSGFGFAVAAHAGDPDTAWFVPGIKDERRLPVDGALVVNRTRDGGKTFETLRNGLPQAHCYDLVYRHGLAAHDDGRRLLMGSTTGNLWATDDAGDRWQLVSGHLPPIYAVRFG, from the coding sequence ATGTCCACCACCGCCTGGGCCGCGACCCGCAAGGGCCTGTTCGAACTTCGGAACGATCCCGCCAAAGGCGGATGGTCGATAGGCCGTCACAGTTTCGTTGGGGATCCCGTCAGCATGGTGTTGCCCGCGCCGGCGGGCGGCGGACGGATGTTCGCGGCGCTCAATCTCGGGCATTTCGGTTCGAAGCTGCAGGTGTCGGACGACGGCGGCGCCACCTGGCGCGAGCTCGCCGCGCCCGCGTTCCCCGAGCAGCCGCAAGGCGCGGAGGGGCCGCCGTGGAAGCTCCAGCAGATCTGGGCGCTGGAGCGCGGCGGCGACGGACGGCTGTGGGCCGGGACCATCCCCGGCGGTCTCTTCGTGAGCGACGACCAGGGCGAGTCCTGGCAACTCGTCGACACGCTGTGGGAGAAGCCCGAGCGGCTGGGCTGGTTCGGCGGCGGCTACGACGCGCCGGGCATCCATTCGATCAACGTCGATCCGCGCGATCCGAAGCGGCTGCTGCTCGGCATCTCCTGCGGCGGCGCCTGGCGCAGCGAGGATGGCGGCGCCAATTGGCACATCAGCGCCAGAGGCATGCGGGCCGACTTCCTCCCGCCGGAGCAGCAGGGCGAGGAGAACACCCAGGACCCGCATCGCATCGTCGCCAGCGCCGCCGATCCGGATGTGCTCTGGTGCCAGCATCACAACGGCGTCTGGCGCTCCGTCGACGGCGGCGCGAACTGGGGCGAGATCAAGCCGCCGCTGTCGGGCTTCGGCTTCGCGGTGGCCGCCCATGCCGGCGATCCCGACACGGCGTGGTTCGTGCCCGGCATCAAGGACGAGCGGCGCCTGCCTGTCGACGGCGCGCTGGTGGTGAACCGCACGCGGGACGGCGGCAAGACCTTCGAGACGCTGCGCAACGGCCTGCCGCAGGCGCATTGCTACGACCTTGTCTACCGCCACGGCCTGGCCGCGCACGACGACGGCCGACGTCTGCTGATGGGCAGCACGACCGGCAACCTGTGGGCGACCGATGATGCCGGCGATCGCTGGCAACTCGTGTCCGGGCACCTGCCGCCGATCTACGCGGTGCGCTTCGGCTGA
- a CDS encoding pseudouridine synthase — protein sequence MTSPSNLPSLALTDPAADASVASIDPSRALRLLHLDEHLAVIDKPAGLLVHRTAIDAHEEDAALQRLRDQLGRPVWPAHRLDRGTSGVLVFALSAEVASLLGGALAERRTHKRYLALVRGWPVGQDDEGGGVIDHPLARDPELPSAGQPHLEAQTEWTCLRRHEVPVSTDPRFATTRLALLACEPVQGRRHQIRRHLKHIAHPIVGDANHGKGPLNRALAAHFGLQRLWLHAQRLTLAHPITGALLKIEAAPGAEWGQFF from the coding sequence ATGACATCTCCTTCCAACCTCCCTTCCCTCGCCCTGACCGACCCCGCCGCCGATGCCAGCGTGGCATCCATCGATCCGTCGCGCGCGCTCCGTCTCCTCCATCTGGACGAACACCTCGCGGTGATCGACAAGCCCGCGGGGCTGCTGGTGCATCGCACCGCCATCGACGCGCACGAGGAAGACGCCGCGCTGCAGCGTCTGCGCGATCAGCTTGGCCGGCCCGTCTGGCCGGCGCATCGCCTGGACCGCGGCACCTCGGGCGTGCTCGTCTTCGCGTTGAGCGCCGAGGTGGCAAGCCTGCTCGGCGGGGCACTGGCCGAGCGCCGCACCCACAAGCGCTATCTGGCGCTGGTGCGAGGCTGGCCCGTCGGCCAGGACGACGAAGGCGGCGGCGTCATCGACCATCCGCTCGCGCGCGATCCCGAGCTGCCGTCCGCCGGCCAGCCGCACCTGGAGGCGCAGACCGAGTGGACCTGCCTGCGACGGCATGAGGTGCCTGTCAGCACCGATCCGCGCTTCGCGACGACGCGACTGGCGCTGCTCGCCTGCGAGCCGGTCCAGGGGCGACGGCACCAGATCCGCAGACACCTGAAACACATCGCGCATCCGATCGTCGGCGACGCCAACCACGGCAAGGGACCGCTCAACCGCGCGCTCGCGGCGCACTTCGGCCTGCAGCGGCTGTGGCTGCATGCGCAGCGACTGACCCTGGCGCACCCGATCACCGGGGCGCTGCTCAAGATCGAAGCGGCGCCCGGCGCGGAGTGGGGCCAATTCTTCTGA
- a CDS encoding YchJ family protein, giving the protein MKPEKSKTSANSASGKAITAGSEGNPCPCGSGRPYASCCGALHRAFADSGALIAADAQALMRSRYTAYTMDLIDYLLATWHPSTRPASLDRGERDLKWLGLEVRSHTRQDADHETVSFVARSKVGGRAHRMQEVSRFVREHGAWLYVDGQID; this is encoded by the coding sequence ATGAAGCCAGAAAAATCAAAGACCTCGGCGAACAGCGCGAGCGGCAAGGCGATCACCGCCGGTTCAGAGGGAAACCCGTGCCCCTGCGGCAGCGGCCGCCCTTACGCATCGTGTTGCGGCGCGTTGCACCGCGCCTTCGCCGACAGCGGCGCGCTCATCGCGGCGGACGCGCAGGCGCTGATGCGCTCGCGGTACACGGCCTACACGATGGATCTGATCGACTATCTGCTCGCGACCTGGCACCCGAGCACCCGGCCGGCATCACTGGATCGCGGCGAGCGCGACCTGAAGTGGCTGGGCCTGGAAGTGCGCTCGCACACGCGCCAGGACGCGGACCACGAGACCGTGTCCTTCGTCGCGCGCAGCAAGGTCGGCGGGCGCGCGCACCGCATGCAGGAAGTCAGCCGATTCGTGCGGGAGCACGGGGCGTGGCTGTATGTGGACGGGCAGATCGACTGA
- a CDS encoding UvrD-helicase domain-containing protein, with translation MNSQDFGDERPTPPQEDLFTPRAPRGLLDNLNPEQYAAVTLGQEPALILAGAGSGKTRVLTTRIAWLMSQGHATPASVLAVTFTNKAAKEMVTRLSAMLPVNVRGMWIGTFHGLCNRFLRAHWKLAGLPQGFQILDSGDTVSAVKRVIKAMKLDEERFVPKQVSWYIAGAKEDGMRPKDIDLRDEQTRKLVEIYQAYQDQCEREGVVDFAELMLRSFELMRDNQAVREHYQRRFQYVLVDEFQDTNKLQYAWLKMFAPPGRGQGVFAVGDDDQSIYAFRGARVGNMADFEREYRVRQVVKLEQNYRSFGNILDAANALISNNSHRLGKNLRTEAGPGEPVRVHEASSDFAEAQWLLEEAQALHRQGLERKEIAVLYRSNAQSRVIESALFNAGIPYRVYGGLRFFERAEVKHALAYLRLIENPNDDTSFLRVVNFPARGIGARTVEQLQDAARPSGRSLVQSIGAVGGRGGASLAGFVGLVDAMREATAGLTLREIIEHIIEHSGLTAFYRAEKEGEDRLENLGELVNAAEAFVTQEGFGKDAVALPVDEHSPGAIADGLPAAVAPAAPATPDAETGEIMSPLAAFLTHASLEAGDNQAQAGQDAIQLMTVHSAKGLEFDAVFITGMEEGLFPHENSLSDSDGLEEERRLMYVAITRARQRLYISFCQTRMLHGQTRYNIKSRFMEELPEETLKWLTPRNQGFGSGFAKDYQQAWQRGSGLKSMVGAGRVDAAGFPQAPVPKAMKQSAAEKTGNEHGGLRVGKGVFHNKFGEGVLLTLEGNGPDARAQVNFGRHGTKWLALSVAKLTPID, from the coding sequence ATGAATTCCCAGGATTTCGGCGACGAGCGCCCGACCCCGCCTCAAGAGGACCTGTTCACGCCGCGCGCGCCGCGCGGCCTGCTGGACAACCTCAACCCCGAGCAGTACGCCGCGGTGACGCTGGGCCAGGAGCCCGCGCTGATCCTCGCCGGCGCCGGCTCGGGCAAGACCCGCGTGCTGACCACCCGCATCGCCTGGCTGATGAGCCAGGGCCATGCGACCCCGGCCTCGGTGCTGGCGGTGACCTTCACCAACAAGGCCGCCAAGGAGATGGTCACGCGCCTGTCCGCGATGCTGCCGGTGAACGTGCGCGGCATGTGGATCGGCACCTTCCACGGCCTGTGCAACCGCTTCCTGCGCGCGCACTGGAAACTGGCCGGCTTGCCGCAAGGTTTCCAGATCCTGGACTCGGGCGACACGGTCTCCGCGGTCAAGCGCGTCATCAAGGCGATGAAGCTCGACGAGGAGCGCTTCGTCCCCAAGCAGGTCTCCTGGTACATCGCCGGCGCGAAAGAGGACGGCATGCGTCCCAAGGACATCGACCTGCGCGACGAGCAGACCCGCAAGCTGGTCGAGATCTACCAGGCCTACCAGGACCAGTGCGAGCGCGAAGGCGTGGTCGACTTCGCCGAGCTGATGCTGCGCTCGTTCGAGTTGATGCGCGACAACCAGGCGGTGCGCGAGCATTACCAGCGCCGCTTCCAGTACGTGCTGGTCGACGAGTTCCAGGACACCAACAAGCTGCAGTACGCGTGGCTGAAGATGTTCGCGCCGCCGGGGCGCGGGCAGGGCGTGTTCGCGGTGGGCGACGACGACCAGAGCATCTACGCCTTCCGCGGCGCGCGCGTGGGCAACATGGCCGACTTCGAGCGCGAGTACCGCGTGCGCCAGGTCGTGAAGCTGGAGCAGAACTACCGCAGCTTCGGCAACATCCTGGACGCGGCCAACGCGCTGATCAGCAACAACAGCCACCGCCTGGGCAAGAACCTGCGCACCGAGGCGGGTCCAGGCGAGCCCGTTCGCGTGCACGAGGCGAGCAGCGATTTCGCCGAGGCGCAATGGTTGCTGGAGGAGGCGCAAGCCCTCCATCGCCAGGGCCTGGAACGCAAGGAGATCGCGGTGCTCTACCGGAGCAACGCGCAGTCGCGGGTGATCGAGTCGGCGCTGTTCAACGCCGGCATCCCGTACCGCGTGTACGGCGGCCTGCGCTTCTTCGAACGCGCCGAGGTGAAGCACGCGCTGGCCTACCTGCGCCTGATCGAGAACCCCAACGACGACACCAGCTTCCTGCGCGTCGTCAACTTCCCGGCGCGCGGCATCGGCGCGCGGACCGTCGAGCAGCTGCAGGACGCGGCGCGTCCGAGCGGACGCTCGCTGGTGCAGAGCATAGGCGCGGTCGGCGGTCGCGGCGGCGCGAGCCTGGCGGGCTTCGTCGGTCTGGTCGACGCGATGCGCGAGGCCACGGCCGGCCTCACGCTGCGCGAGATCATCGAGCACATCATCGAGCACTCGGGCCTGACCGCGTTCTACCGCGCGGAGAAGGAAGGCGAGGACCGGCTGGAGAACCTGGGCGAACTGGTCAACGCCGCCGAGGCCTTCGTGACGCAGGAGGGCTTCGGCAAGGACGCGGTGGCGCTGCCGGTGGACGAGCACTCGCCCGGCGCGATCGCGGACGGACTGCCCGCGGCGGTCGCTCCGGCGGCGCCCGCGACGCCGGACGCGGAGACCGGCGAGATCATGTCGCCGCTGGCGGCCTTCCTGACGCATGCCTCGCTGGAGGCCGGCGACAACCAGGCGCAGGCCGGCCAGGACGCGATCCAGTTGATGACGGTGCACTCGGCCAAGGGCCTGGAGTTCGACGCGGTGTTCATCACCGGCATGGAAGAGGGCCTGTTCCCGCATGAGAACTCGCTGTCCGACTCGGACGGGCTGGAGGAAGAGCGCCGGCTGATGTACGTCGCGATCACGCGCGCGCGCCAGCGGCTGTACATCAGCTTCTGCCAGACGCGGATGCTGCACGGCCAGACCCGCTACAACATCAAGAGCCGCTTCATGGAGGAGCTCCCCGAGGAGACCTTGAAGTGGCTGACGCCGCGCAACCAGGGCTTCGGCTCGGGCTTCGCGAAGGACTACCAGCAGGCCTGGCAGCGCGGCTCGGGGTTGAAGTCGATGGTGGGCGCGGGCCGTGTCGATGCGGCCGGTTTCCCTCAGGCCCCGGTGCCCAAGGCGATGAAGCAATCGGCGGCCGAGAAGACCGGCAACGAACATGGTGGACTGCGCGTCGGCAAGGGCGTGTTCCACAACAAGTTCGGCGAAGGCGTGCTGCTCACGCTCGAAGGCAATGGGCCGGACGCGCGGGCGCAGGTGAACTTCGGCCGGCACGGCACGAAGTGGCTGGCGCTCAGCGTGGCCAAGCTGACCCCGATCGACTGA
- a CDS encoding helix-turn-helix transcriptional regulator, protein MRTVVPIDPPDDPMIEDALALGAAVRAARTTARLPLVEAADALGMSRQTLINIETGQGGVSLSTVLKAARALGVSLFAVPSQQREVVRRAIRTARDSKFSDLDDDA, encoded by the coding sequence ATGCGAACTGTTGTACCGATCGATCCGCCCGACGACCCGATGATCGAGGACGCGCTGGCGCTGGGCGCCGCCGTCCGCGCCGCGCGCACCACGGCGCGCCTGCCGCTCGTCGAAGCCGCCGACGCGCTGGGCATGTCTCGTCAGACACTGATCAACATCGAGACGGGCCAGGGCGGCGTGAGCCTCTCCACCGTGCTCAAGGCGGCGAGGGCGCTCGGCGTGAGCCTCTTCGCCGTGCCGTCGCAGCAGCGCGAAGTCGTCCGGCGCGCGATCCGCACCGCGCGCGACTCGAAGTTCTCCGACCTGGATGACGATGCATGA
- a CDS encoding HipA domain-containing protein translates to MNGLELWLDEHEVGWLKAAEASPISLAYLERWTSEVLAFPLSPSLPMPPRGGPGSESADDAVLAFFDHLLPVGEARSRIFPALGLRPEDSVGALRLMGRDLPGAVRLIADGLQRPAGPVQRAIPRDEVSERIRQRDALPFAVWDGQVRGALGGERDKLGIYVERDGGWHFVDGPQMASTHVLKPAPDANGLGDQPFNEFFCLRLAARVGLDVAPAQLHRVPEPVLLVERFDRHRLEDGRVRRVHAINAGQALGVPPGNQDGVSLAQLFSLLGHSPTPLVDSRALLRWTMFRQLIGCEGAGAKDLSFFVDHGGLRAAPAHGFAGGTGDAAAFDAAAWADFARDCDIAPRSVTLELKRLCEAVLAQAPVLADELANHVPRHVSEAILSRVLGESDRQAALAPEISR, encoded by the coding sequence ATGAACGGTCTGGAGCTCTGGCTCGATGAACATGAAGTCGGCTGGCTGAAAGCCGCCGAGGCGTCCCCGATCTCGCTGGCTTATCTCGAACGATGGACGTCGGAAGTCCTGGCCTTCCCGCTGTCCCCGTCGCTGCCGATGCCTCCGCGCGGCGGACCGGGCAGCGAGTCCGCAGACGACGCCGTGCTCGCGTTCTTCGACCACCTGCTGCCTGTGGGCGAGGCGCGTTCGCGGATCTTCCCCGCGCTCGGGCTGAGACCCGAGGACAGCGTCGGCGCGCTGCGCCTGATGGGGCGGGATCTGCCCGGTGCCGTGCGCTTGATCGCGGACGGCCTTCAACGGCCGGCAGGTCCGGTGCAGCGGGCGATCCCGCGCGATGAGGTCTCCGAGCGCATCCGCCAGCGCGATGCCTTGCCCTTTGCGGTGTGGGACGGACAGGTGCGCGGCGCGCTCGGCGGCGAGCGGGACAAGCTCGGGATCTACGTCGAACGGGACGGTGGCTGGCACTTCGTCGACGGGCCGCAGATGGCCTCGACCCATGTGCTCAAGCCGGCGCCCGATGCGAACGGGTTGGGCGATCAGCCCTTCAACGAATTCTTCTGCCTGCGGCTCGCCGCGCGCGTGGGCCTGGACGTGGCGCCGGCGCAATTGCACCGCGTGCCGGAACCGGTGCTGCTGGTCGAGCGCTTCGATCGGCATCGCCTCGAGGACGGCCGCGTGCGGCGCGTGCATGCGATCAACGCCGGTCAGGCGCTCGGCGTACCGCCGGGCAATCAGGATGGCGTGTCGCTCGCGCAGCTGTTCTCGCTGCTGGGGCACAGCCCCACGCCGCTGGTCGACAGCCGGGCGCTGCTGCGATGGACGATGTTCCGCCAGCTCATCGGCTGCGAAGGCGCAGGCGCGAAGGACCTGTCCTTCTTCGTCGACCACGGCGGCCTGCGCGCGGCGCCGGCGCATGGATTCGCTGGCGGCACCGGCGATGCGGCCGCCTTCGACGCCGCGGCCTGGGCCGACTTCGCGCGGGACTGCGACATCGCGCCGCGCAGCGTCACGCTGGAATTGAAACGCCTGTGCGAGGCAGTGCTCGCACAGGCGCCAGTGTTGGCCGACGAGCTCGCGAACCACGTGCCGCGGCACGTGAGCGAAGCGATCCTCAGCCGTGTCCTCGGCGAGAGCGACCGTCAGGCCGCCCTCGCTCCGGAGATTTCCCGCTAG
- a CDS encoding PhoX family phosphatase — protein MSKQHDIVASQDNANEYDEDAVVNPSANPHFEDILAARLSRRVALKGGITTAASALLGGSILSACGSSDDSPAPAPTPAPLKIGFNAVAKNKNDLVTVADGYNVSILHALGDPLQFGEESWKDDGSETAESYNRRIGDGHDGMYYFGLSEAGAFDAKRSDRGLLAVNHEYVVAPYSLHPAGRTAGAARNATEVTKEIYAHGISVVEVKREATGTGMAMVRGSRFNRRVTSATTMDFTGPAKGHPLLQTLFSPTAVQTRGTNNNCANGYTPWGTYLTCEENYLNVISRAAGDDALRSGPKEVAGLNRYGLPQNRKSPYLWETAGSDDLFVRWNSSVTGAAAAADYRNTINTFGWVVEIDPFAPDSVPAKRTALGRFNHEGAWPAEAVAGKPIVLYMGDDSRNEYIYKFVSKANWDAADVGKGMAAGAKYLDEGTLYVAKFNADGTGNWMALTFGANGLTAANATYAFADQGDVLINARIAGDILGATKMDRPEWGAVHPTNGEVYMTLTNNSNRVPATATPTGSQLKPDAANPRYYEDLKGTTSQKGNPNGHIIRWKEDATDVTKLTWDVYLFGAQADAAADVNLSGLADSNDFSSPDGLYFDKRGMLWIQTDDGAYTDITNCMMLAALPGKVGDGGVATAAGGTQTRAGAKATSDTLRRFLVGPKECEITGIAMTPDYKTLFFNVQHPGEETTPDFAAKTYGSYWPANQADQTVKKRPRSATVIITRKDGGEIGI, from the coding sequence ATGAGCAAGCAGCACGACATCGTTGCCAGCCAAGACAACGCCAACGAGTACGACGAGGACGCGGTCGTCAATCCGTCCGCCAACCCGCATTTCGAAGACATCCTGGCCGCGCGCCTGTCGCGGCGCGTCGCCCTCAAGGGCGGCATCACCACGGCGGCCTCCGCGCTGCTCGGCGGCTCCATCCTGAGCGCCTGCGGCAGCAGCGACGACTCGCCGGCCCCGGCCCCCACCCCGGCTCCGCTGAAGATCGGCTTCAACGCCGTCGCCAAGAACAAGAACGACCTGGTGACCGTGGCCGACGGCTACAACGTCAGCATCCTGCACGCGCTGGGCGACCCGCTGCAATTCGGTGAAGAGTCCTGGAAGGACGACGGTTCCGAAACCGCCGAGTCCTACAACCGCCGCATCGGCGACGGCCACGACGGCATGTACTACTTCGGCCTGAGCGAAGCCGGCGCCTTCGATGCCAAGCGCTCGGACCGCGGCCTGCTGGCCGTCAACCACGAGTACGTCGTCGCCCCCTACAGCCTGCACCCGGCCGGGCGCACCGCCGGCGCCGCGCGCAACGCGACCGAAGTGACCAAGGAAATCTACGCCCACGGCATCTCCGTGGTCGAAGTCAAGCGCGAGGCCACGGGCACCGGCATGGCGATGGTGCGCGGCTCGCGCTTCAACCGTCGCGTGACCTCGGCCACGACGATGGACTTCACCGGTCCGGCCAAGGGCCACCCCCTGCTGCAGACGCTGTTCAGCCCGACGGCCGTGCAGACCCGCGGCACCAACAACAACTGCGCCAACGGCTACACCCCGTGGGGCACCTACCTGACCTGCGAGGAGAACTACCTCAACGTGATCAGCCGTGCCGCCGGGGACGACGCGCTGCGCAGCGGTCCCAAGGAAGTGGCCGGCCTCAACCGCTACGGCCTGCCGCAGAACCGCAAGAGCCCCTACCTGTGGGAAACGGCCGGCAGCGACGACCTGTTCGTGCGCTGGAACTCGTCGGTGACGGGCGCCGCCGCGGCCGCCGACTACCGCAACACGATCAACACCTTCGGCTGGGTGGTCGAGATCGACCCGTTCGCGCCGGACTCCGTGCCCGCCAAGCGCACCGCGCTGGGCCGCTTCAACCATGAAGGCGCCTGGCCCGCCGAGGCGGTCGCCGGCAAGCCGATCGTCCTCTACATGGGCGACGACTCGCGCAACGAGTACATCTACAAGTTCGTCTCCAAGGCCAACTGGGATGCGGCCGACGTCGGCAAGGGCATGGCCGCCGGCGCGAAGTACCTGGACGAGGGCACGCTCTACGTGGCCAAGTTCAACGCCGACGGCACCGGCAACTGGATGGCGCTGACCTTCGGCGCCAACGGCCTGACCGCGGCCAACGCGACCTACGCCTTCGCCGACCAGGGCGACGTCCTGATCAATGCGCGCATCGCGGGCGACATCCTCGGCGCCACGAAGATGGACCGTCCGGAGTGGGGGGCCGTGCATCCGACCAACGGCGAGGTCTACATGACCTTGACCAACAACAGCAACCGCGTGCCCGCCACCGCGACGCCGACCGGCAGCCAGCTCAAGCCGGACGCCGCGAACCCGCGCTACTACGAGGACCTGAAGGGCACGACCTCGCAGAAGGGCAACCCCAACGGCCACATCATCCGCTGGAAGGAAGACGCGACCGACGTCACCAAGCTGACCTGGGACGTCTACCTGTTCGGCGCGCAGGCCGATGCGGCCGCGGACGTGAACCTGTCGGGGCTGGCGGACAGCAACGACTTCTCGAGCCCGGACGGCCTGTACTTCGACAAGCGCGGCATGCTGTGGATCCAGACCGACGACGGCGCCTACACCGACATCACCAACTGCATGATGCTGGCGGCCTTGCCGGGCAAGGTCGGCGACGGCGGCGTGGCGACGGCCGCGGGCGGCACGCAGACCCGCGCGGGCGCCAAGGCGACGTCGGACACGCTGCGCCGTTTCCTGGTCGGCCCGAAGGAATGCGAGATCACCGGCATCGCGATGACGCCGGACTACAAGACGCTGTTCTTCAACGTCCAGCACCCGGGCGAGGAAACGACGCCGGACTTCGCGGCCAAGACCTACGGCAGCTACTGGCCGGCCAACCAGGCCGACCAGACGGTGAAGAAGCGTCCGCGTTCCGCGACGGTCATCATCACCCGCAAGGACGGCGGCGAGATCGGCATCTGA
- a CDS encoding BPSS1780 family membrane protein, with amino-acid sequence MILHLQTVPPRNGLLWVRHGLKVLRRKPIALVGLFAVFLLVSSVLQLVPLLGQLVVLAALPLVSLSFMLASHQVLQSHTPTAAIFAQPLQLTKERRRDQLILGFLYAFSTIAVMFLAHWLDGGALVRAVEQVAAAGSAAKPDQKAIEATIGDPSLTTGIGLRLLLTGLISIPFWHAPALIHWGGQGVMQALFSSTLGVWRNKGAFALSGLVWVGLTFGATMVLTIVGMLLGLANLLPFLLVPLAMILTTAFYCSLYFTFIDCFMFGAPKDLPETPVTPV; translated from the coding sequence ATGATCCTGCACCTGCAAACAGTCCCGCCGCGCAACGGTCTGCTCTGGGTGCGCCACGGGCTGAAGGTGCTGCGGCGCAAGCCGATCGCGCTGGTCGGCCTGTTCGCCGTGTTCCTGCTGGTCTCGTCGGTGCTGCAGCTGGTGCCGCTGCTGGGTCAGCTGGTGGTGCTGGCGGCGCTGCCGCTGGTGTCGCTGTCCTTCATGCTGGCGTCGCACCAGGTGCTGCAGTCGCACACGCCGACCGCGGCGATCTTCGCGCAGCCGCTGCAGCTGACCAAGGAACGCCGGCGCGACCAGTTGATCCTCGGGTTCCTCTACGCCTTCAGCACGATCGCCGTGATGTTCCTCGCCCACTGGCTGGACGGCGGCGCCCTGGTGCGCGCGGTCGAACAGGTGGCCGCGGCGGGCAGCGCCGCCAAGCCCGACCAGAAGGCCATCGAGGCCACCATCGGCGATCCGTCGCTGACCACCGGCATCGGCCTGCGGCTGCTGCTGACGGGCCTGATCTCGATCCCGTTCTGGCACGCGCCGGCGCTGATCCACTGGGGCGGCCAGGGCGTGATGCAGGCGCTGTTCTCCAGCACGCTGGGCGTGTGGCGCAACAAGGGCGCGTTCGCGCTGTCGGGCCTGGTCTGGGTCGGCCTGACCTTCGGCGCGACCATGGTGCTCACCATCGTCGGCATGCTGCTGGGGCTGGCCAACCTGCTGCCCTTCCTGCTGGTGCCGCTGGCGATGATCCTGACGACGGCGTTCTACTGCTCGCTGTACTTCACCTTCATCGACTGCTTCATGTTCGGCGCACCGAAAGACCTCCCCGAGACGCCGGTCACGCCGGTCTGA
- a CDS encoding homoserine kinase has protein sequence MAVFTDVSTEQAQALLDTLALGELQSLKGITAGIENTNYFVTTTRDGQTHDYVLTIFERLSFEQLPFYLELMRHLARKGVPVPAPQPDAQDRILHTVAGKPAAVVDKLLGGHQLAPDVFHCEQVGAGLARMHLAGQDFPLHQDNLRGLPWWRETVPVVLPHMTPAQAELLRAELAFQEQLADAAAALPRGPVHADLFRDNVMFDGLPGREKLSGFFDFYFAGVDSFLFDLCVCLNDWCIDLDSGRLDEQRAGAFVKAYESVRPLSGAEHRLLPGLLRAAALRFWISRLWDFHLPREASLLTPHDPTHFERVLRERIARPWHALESLP, from the coding sequence ATGGCCGTATTCACCGACGTCTCGACCGAGCAGGCGCAAGCGCTGCTGGACACGCTGGCCCTGGGCGAGCTGCAGTCGCTCAAGGGCATCACCGCCGGCATCGAGAACACCAACTACTTCGTCACCACGACGCGCGACGGCCAGACGCACGACTACGTGCTGACGATCTTCGAGCGCCTGAGCTTCGAGCAGTTGCCGTTCTACCTGGAGCTGATGCGCCACCTCGCGCGCAAGGGCGTGCCGGTGCCCGCGCCGCAGCCCGACGCGCAGGACCGCATCCTGCACACCGTGGCCGGCAAGCCGGCGGCGGTCGTGGACAAGCTGCTCGGCGGCCATCAGCTGGCCCCGGACGTGTTCCATTGCGAGCAGGTCGGCGCCGGCCTCGCCCGCATGCATCTGGCCGGCCAGGACTTCCCGCTGCACCAGGACAACCTGCGCGGCCTGCCCTGGTGGCGCGAGACCGTGCCGGTCGTGCTGCCGCACATGACGCCGGCGCAGGCCGAACTGCTGCGCGCCGAACTGGCCTTCCAGGAACAGCTCGCCGACGCCGCCGCGGCGCTGCCGCGCGGCCCCGTCCATGCGGACCTGTTCCGCGACAACGTGATGTTCGACGGCCTGCCCGGACGCGAGAAGCTCAGCGGCTTCTTCGACTTCTACTTCGCCGGGGTCGACAGCTTCCTGTTCGACCTCTGCGTCTGTTTGAACGACTGGTGCATCGACCTGGACAGCGGCCGTCTCGACGAGCAGCGCGCCGGCGCCTTCGTCAAGGCCTACGAGTCGGTGCGCCCGCTCTCCGGCGCCGAGCATCGCCTGCTCCCCGGCCTCCTGCGCGCGGCCGCGCTGCGTTTCTGGATCTCGCGGCTGTGGGACTTCCACCTGCCGCGCGAGGCCAGCCTCCTCACCCCCCACGATCCCACCCATTTCGAGCGCGTCCTGCGCGAGCGCATCGCCAGGCCCTGGCATGCGCTGGAGTCCCTGCCATGA